One genomic segment of Acanthochromis polyacanthus isolate Apoly-LR-REF ecotype Palm Island chromosome 9, KAUST_Apoly_ChrSc, whole genome shotgun sequence includes these proteins:
- the LOC127535358 gene encoding immunoglobulin lambda-1 light chain-like has translation ANIQQQVFVRPFFTVGGNGYSIFGSGTKLYVTDEQVVKPVVSVYPAASRVHLEGNSSLLCLASAMFPPLVRFSWKRQKEDGQLEDVDPAEGEQLEIREPGRSASILLIHQQQDSTYKYSCYVQHEGGPVEAQTQQELPAPAASCPPEREPADLPALQQAHSSFQVNLLCLLSTVLIVKSLVFCCGLSLLMILTNKGPSTNCTHAD, from the exons GCAAAcattcagcagcaggtttttgtacgaccatttttcactgtgggaggaaacgGGTACAGCATCTTTGGCTCTGGAACTAAACTGTATGTAACAG atGAGCAGGTAGTGAAGCCCGTGGTGAGCGTGTACCCAGCAGCATCCAGAGTCCACCTGGAGGGGAACAGCTCCCTGCTGTGTCTGGCCTCAGCCATGTTTCCTCCTCTGGTCCGCTTCTCCTGGAAAAGACAGAAGGAGGACGGCCAGCTGGAGGATGTGGACCCTGCTGAGGGAGAGCAGCTGGAGATCAGAGAGCCGGGACGCAgcgcctccatcttgctgatccatcagcaacaggacagcacaTATAAATACAGCTGCTACGTCCAGCACGAGGGGGGACCAGTGGAGGCCCAGACACAACAAG AGCTTCCAGCTCCAGCAGCCTCCTGTCCTCCAGAGAGAGAGCCAGCAGACCTGCCAGCTCTGCAGCAAGCTCACT cctcCTTCCAGGTgaatctgctctgtctgctgtccACAGTGCTGATAGTGAAGAGTCTGGTGTTCTGCTGTGGACTCTCTCTGCTGATGATCCTCACAAACAAGGGACCGTCCACCAACTGCACACATGCTGACTGA